The Streptomyces sp. NBC_00510 genomic interval GCGCTGCGCGCCGACGCCTCCACCCGGCACCTGGTGCTGGAGATGGGCGCCCGCGGCATCGGCCACATCCACTACCTCACCGAACTGACCCCGCCGAGGATCGGCGTGGTCCTCAACGTAGGCACCGCCCACATCGGCGAGTTCGGCGGCCGAGAGCAGATCGCCCAGGCCAAGGGCGAGCTGGTCGAGGCGCTGCCGGAGGCCGCCGACGGCGGCGTCGCCGTGCTCAATGCGGACGATCCCCTCGTACGCGCCATGTCCTCCCGCACCAAGGCGCGCGTCGTGCTGTTCGGCGAGTCCGCCGACGCCGACGTCCGCGCCGAGAACGTCCGCCTCAACGACCGAGGTCAGGCCGTCTTCACGCTCACAACGCCTACCGGGTGCAGCGAAGTGACCTTGCGCCTGTACGGTGAGCACCACGTGTCGAACGCGCTTGCCGCGGCCGCCGTAGCCCGTGAACTCGGCATGCCCGTCGACGAGATCGCCACCGCGCTCTCCGAGGCGGGGACGCTGTCCCGCTGGCGCATGGAGGTCGTCGAACGGCCGGACGGCGTGACGGTCGTGAACGACGCCTACAACGCGAACCCCGAATCCATGCGAGCCGCCCTGCGCGCGCTCGCGGCCATGGGCCGTGCCGCCGAGGCACGCGGGGGACGCACGTGGGCGGTGCTGGGCGAGATGGCGGAGCTCGGCGGGGAGGCCCTCGCGGAGCACGACGCTGTCGGACGGCTGGCCGTCCGGCTCAACGTCAGCAAGCTCGTGGCAGTCGGCGGCCAGGCGGCCGCCTGGGTGCAAATGGGCGCCTACAACGAGGGTTCGTGGGGTGAGGAGTCGGTGCACGTGTCCGACGCTGAGGCGGCGATCGACCTGTTGCGCAGTGAACTGCGTCCGGGGGACGTCGTGCTGGTGAAGGCATCGAGGGCGGTCGGCCTGGAGCGGGTCGCACTCGCGCTGCTCGACGGCGTCGAGGGCGGGGGCGCTGAGTAATGAACCAGATCCTGGTCTCGGGTGTTCTCGGTCTGTTCCTGTCCCTCATCGGCACCCCGATGCTGATCAAGCTGCTGGCCCGCAAGGGCTACGGCCAGTTCATCCGCGACGACGGGCCCAAGGAACACCACAGCAAGCGCGGTACGCCCACGATGGGCGGCATCGCCTTCATCCTGGCCACGCTCGTCGCGTACGCGCTCACCAAGGTCATCACCTCGGAGCGCCCGACGATCTCCGGCGTGCTGGTGCTCTTCCTCTTCACGGGTCTGGGCGTCGTCGGCTTCCTCGACGACTACATCAAGATCGTCAAGCAGCGCAGCCTGGGCCTGCGGGCCAAGGCGAAGATGGCGGGCCAGCTGATCGTCGGCATCACCTTCGCGGTGCTGTCGCTGCAGTTCTCCGACGCCCGCGGCGTCACCCCGGCCTCCACCCGGCTGTCCTTCACACAGGACTTCGGCTGGTCCCTCGGCCCGGTGATCTTCGTGATCTGGGCCCTGTTCATGATCCTCGCGATGTCGAACGGCGTGAACCTCACCGACGGCCTCGACGGCCTGGCCACCGGCGCCTCGGTGATGGTCTTCGCCTCCTACACCGTCATCGGCGTGTGGCAGTACGGCCAGTCCTGCTCCAACGTCATCACCGCGGGACCCGGCTGCTACGACGTACCGCATCCGCTCGACCTCGCGGTCGTCGCCGCGGCGCTGATGGGCGCCTGTTTCGGCTTCCTGTGGTGGAACACCTCGCCGGCCAAGATCTTCATGGGTGACACCGGCTCGCTCGCGCTCGGCGGCGCCCTGGCCGGTCTGGCCATCTGCTCCCGCACCGAGCTGCTGCTGGCGATCCTGGGCGGCCTCTTCGTCCTGATCACCCTCTCCGTGGTCATCCAGGTCGGCTCCTTCCGCCTGACCGGCAAGCGCGTCTTCCGCATGGCACCGCTGCAGCACCACTTCGAGCTCAAGGGCTGGAGCGAGGTCCTGGTCGTCGTCCGCTTCTGGATCATCCAGGGCATGTGCATGGCCGTCGGCCTCGGTCTCTTCTACGCGGGCTGGGTGGCCGCGCAGTGACCTCGGCCCCCGGGCAGGAGCCCGGCTCCCGTCAGGACGGACTTCCGCCGGCCGCCGTCGAGGCGGCCGGGCGGCTCGGACTGCCGGGCCGCCGGGTCACCGTCGCGGGCCTCGGCGTCTCGGGCGTGCCCGCCGCCAAGGCGCTGCACGCCCTCGGCGCCCGCGTGACGGTCGTCAACGACGGCGACGACGAGCCGGCCCGGGCCCAGGCCGCCGAGCTGGAGGCGCTGGGCGTCACCGTGCGGCTCGGGGACGGCCGGACCCTGCCCGAGGGCACCGGACTGATCGTCACCTCGCCCGGGTGGAAGCCCACCAGCCCGCTCTTCGCGGCCGCCGAGGCCGCGGGCGTGCCCGTGTGGGGCGACGTGGAGCTGGCCTGGCGGCTGCGCGGCCCCGGGGCGGCGCCCTGGCTCGCCGTCACCGGCACCAACGGCAAGACCACGACCGTGCAGATGCTCGCCTCCATCCTGAGCGCTGCGGGCCTGCGCACCGCGGCGGTCGGCAACATCGGCACGCCGATCCTGGACGTCGTCCTGTCCGGGCAGGAGTACGACGTCCTCGCCGTGGAGCTGTCCAGCTACCAGCTGCACTGGGCCCCCTCGGTGCGCCCGCACTCGGCCGCCGTCCTGAACCTCGCCCCGGACCACCTCGACTGGCACGGCTCGATGGAGGCCTACGCCGCCGACAAGGGCCGCATCTACGAGGGCAACAAGGTCGCCTGCGTCTACAACCTCGCGGACCCCGCCACCGAGGCGCTGGTGCGCGAGGCCGACGTCGAGGAGGGCTGCCGCGCGATCGGCTTCGGCCTCGGCAGCCCCCGGCCCTCGGAGTTCGGGGTCGTCGAGGGCATCCTGGTCGACCGGGCCTTCGCGCCCGAGCGGCACAAGAACGCCCAGGAGCTGGCCGAGGTCTCCGACGTGCACCCGCCGGCCCCGCACAACATCGCCAACGCCCTGGCCGCGGCCGCCCTCGCCCGCGCGTTCGGCGCCCCGCCGGCCGCCGTCCGGGACGGCCTGCGCGCCTTCCGGCCCGACGCCCACCGCATCGCCCACGTGGACCGGATCGACGACGTGGACTACGTCGACGACTCCAAGGCGACCAACACCCACGCCGCCGAGGCCTCCCTCGCGGCCTACGAGCACATCGTCTGGATCGGCGGCGGCCTCGCCAAGGGCGCCACCTTCGACGAGCTGGTCAAGGGCGCGGCCAAGCGGCTGCGCGGCGCGGTGCTGCTGGGGGCCGACCGCGCCCTCATCCGTGAAGCGCTCGCGCGACACGCCCCCGAGGTCCCGGTCGTCGACCTCGACCGCACCGACACTGGGGCGATGGCGGCGGCCGTCCACGCCGCGCGGGACCTCGCCCACCCGGGGGACACGGTGCTGCTGGCACCGGCCTGCGCCTCGATGGACATGTTCGCGGACTACAAGGCTCGCGGAAACGCCTTCGCGCAGGCCGTACGGGATCTGCGGGCGCCCGGCGCCGGGCAGTAGCCGGGGCCGCCCCGGCACGCACCGCGACCTAGGAGGGGACATGACGGCAGCCGACCACGGTGACGCCTCCGGTTCTCGTTCCCGCAACGCCCTGAAGGCGCCCGCCCGCCCCCCGCGGGCGGCGTCGTCACGGCCCGGGGCGGCCGCCTCCGGGGCGCGCACCCCCGGTGGGAAGGCGTCGCGGGGCAGCGCGCTGCGCGGCGCCAGGGTCGTCCTGGACCGCGCCATGCGGGCCTGGGACCGCCCGCTGACCGCGTACTACGTCATCCTCGGCAGCAGTCTGCTGATCACCGTGCTCGGCCTGGTGATGGTCTTCTCCGCCTCGCAGATCAAGGCGCTGGAGTACGGGCTGCCGTCCACGTACTACTTCCGCAAGCAGCTGTTCGCCGCCGTGCTCGGCACCGGCCTGCTCGTCGCGGCCTCGCGGGTTCCGGTGCGGCTGCACCGGGCGCTGTCCTACCCGCTGCTCGTCGGCTCGGTCTTCCTCATGGCCCTGGTCCAGGTGCCGGGGATAGGGCAGTCCGTCAACGGCAACCAGAACTGGCTCTACCTCGGCGGCCCGTTCCAGCTGCAGCCCAGTGAGTTCGGCAAGCTCGCGCTCGTCCTGTGGGGCGCGGACCTGCTGGCCCGCAAGGAGGACCTCAAGCTCCTCGTCCAGTGGAAGCACCTGCTGATCCCGCTGGTGCCGGTGGCCTTCCTGCTGCTCGGCCTGATCATGCTCGGCGGTGACATGGGCACCGCGATCATCCTCACCGCGATCCTGTTCGGCCTGCTGTGGATCGCCGGCGCCCCCACCCGGCTGTTCGCGGGCGTCCTGGGGGTCGCGGGGATGATCGGCTTCCTGCTGATCAAGACCAGCGGCAACCGCATGGACCGGCTGGCCTGCATCGGGGCCACCGACGTCACTCCCGGTGGCGGCTGCTGGCAGGCCGTGCACGGGATCTACGCCCTGGCCTCGGGCGGATGGTTCGGTTCCGGACTCGGCGCGAGCGTGGAAAAATGGGGTCAACTGCCCGAACCGCACACCGACTTCATCTTCGCCGTGACCGGGGAGGAACTGGGGCTGACGGGGACGCTGTCGGTGCTCGTCCTCTTCGCGGCTCTAGGCTATGCGGGTATCCGCGTGGCCGGTCGTACGGAGGAGCCCTTCGTCAGGTTTGCCGCGGGAGGCGTGACGACGTGGATCACGGCGCAGTTCGTGGTCAACATCGGTGCGGTGCTCGGCCTGCTGCCGATCGCCGGTGTCCCGCTCCCGCTGTTCTCCTACGGGGGCTCGGCCCTCCTGCCGACCATGTTCGCGATCGGGCTGCTCATCTCCTTCGCGAGGAGCGAGCCCGCCGCGCGAGCGGCACTCAACGCGCGGGGGCCCGGCTACTGGCCGGGGGCAATGACACGGACGATGAGGCGGTTCGTCAGACGGCGACCGTCCGGAGAGCGGTGAATTTCGGTGCATGTCGTACTCGCCGGTGGGGGGACCGCCGGCCACATCGAGCCCGCGCTCGCGCTCGCCGACGCCCTGCGCAGGCAGGACCCGACCGTGGGGATCACGGCACTCGGCACCGAGCGGGGTCTGGAGACCCGGCTGGTGCCGGAACGCGGCTACGATCTGGCGCTCATCCCGGCCGTCCCGCTGCCGCGCAAGCCCACCCCCGAGCTGATCACCGTCCCAGGGCGGCTGCGCGGCACCATCAAGGCCGCCGAGCAGATCCTGGAGCGGACCAAGGCCGACGCGCTCGTCGGCTTCGGCGGCTACGTCGCCCTGCCCGGCTACCTGGCCGCCAAGCGGCTCGGCGTGCCGATCGTGGTGCACGAGGCCAACGCCCGCCCGGGCCTCGCCAACAAGATCGGCTCCCGCTACACCGGCTACGTGGCCGTGAGCACCCCGGACAGCAAGCTCCGGCACTCCCGCTACGTCGGCATCCCGCTGCGCCGGTCCATCGCGACCCTCGACCGCGCCGCGGTCCGCGCGGAGGCGCGTGCCGCCTTCGGCCTCGACCAGAATCTGCCGACCCTGCTGGTCTCCGGCGGTTCCCAGGGCGCCCGGCGGCTCAACGAGGTGATCGCCTCCGTCGCCCCGCGCCTGCAGCAGTCCGGCGTCCAGATCCTGCACGCGGTCGGCCCGAAGAACGAGCTCCCGCGCGCCGACAACATGCCCGGCATGCCGCAGTACGTCCCGGTCCCCTACCTGGACCGGATGGACCTCGCCTACGCCGCCGCCGACATGATGCTCTGCCGGGCCGGCGCCATGACCGTCGCCGAGCTCTCCGCCGTGGGCCTACCGGCCGCGTACGTCCCGCTGCCGATCGGCAACGGCGAGCAGCGGCTGAACGCGCAGCCGGTCGTCAAGGCGGGCGGCGGCGTCATCGTCGACGACGCGGACCTCAGCGCGGAGTGGGTGCTCGGCAACGTGCTGCCGGTCTTGACTGATCCGCACCGTCTGTACGAAATGTCGCGCGCCGCGGCCGAGTTCGGCCGCCCGCACGCCGACGAGCTGCTCGTCGGCATGGTCTACGAGGCGATCGCCGCCCGCCGCGGCTGAACCCCGGTGCCGGCCGGGCACCTCCGGCACCCCCGGCGGGCGACGCCGGGGGTCCCCCGTGCTCCGTTGGGGTCACGGGGGAGGAGGCCCGGCCCGCCGGGCGGCGCGCGGCCGCCCGGGCACCCAGCACGACGACTAGCCTGCCCGGAAGCGCAAGGCAGTTCCGACGACCCCGGAGGCGAACGTGGCCGTACCGACGACCGTCGAGGCGGCCGGCGAGCAGGACGGCGGGACCGAGCGCCCGCCGCGGCGGAGCCGGCGCCTCATCGTCCTGACGGCGCTCGCCGCGGCCACCGTGCTGGGCGGCACGGGTACCTGGCTGTTGTACGGCTCCGCCTGGCTGCGCGCGACGCAGGTCCGCGTGACGGGCACGGAGGTGCTCTACCCCGACGAGGTGCGCGACGCCGCGCAGGTGCCCCTCGACGGGCCGCTG includes:
- a CDS encoding UDP-N-acetylmuramoyl-tripeptide--D-alanyl-D-alanine ligase — encoded protein: MIPLTLAEVAHAVGGSTYDIPDPTVPVTGSVEIDSRKVTPGGLFVAFQGEHVDGHDYAERAVAAGAVAVLAARPVGVPAIVVDDVQVALGALARHVIERLGATLVALTGSAGKTSTKDLTAQLLQRLAPTVWPPGSLNNEIGLPLTALRADASTRHLVLEMGARGIGHIHYLTELTPPRIGVVLNVGTAHIGEFGGREQIAQAKGELVEALPEAADGGVAVLNADDPLVRAMSSRTKARVVLFGESADADVRAENVRLNDRGQAVFTLTTPTGCSEVTLRLYGEHHVSNALAAAAVARELGMPVDEIATALSEAGTLSRWRMEVVERPDGVTVVNDAYNANPESMRAALRALAAMGRAAEARGGRTWAVLGEMAELGGEALAEHDAVGRLAVRLNVSKLVAVGGQAAAWVQMGAYNEGSWGEESVHVSDAEAAIDLLRSELRPGDVVLVKASRAVGLERVALALLDGVEGGGAE
- the mraY gene encoding phospho-N-acetylmuramoyl-pentapeptide-transferase encodes the protein MNQILVSGVLGLFLSLIGTPMLIKLLARKGYGQFIRDDGPKEHHSKRGTPTMGGIAFILATLVAYALTKVITSERPTISGVLVLFLFTGLGVVGFLDDYIKIVKQRSLGLRAKAKMAGQLIVGITFAVLSLQFSDARGVTPASTRLSFTQDFGWSLGPVIFVIWALFMILAMSNGVNLTDGLDGLATGASVMVFASYTVIGVWQYGQSCSNVITAGPGCYDVPHPLDLAVVAAALMGACFGFLWWNTSPAKIFMGDTGSLALGGALAGLAICSRTELLLAILGGLFVLITLSVVIQVGSFRLTGKRVFRMAPLQHHFELKGWSEVLVVVRFWIIQGMCMAVGLGLFYAGWVAAQ
- the murD gene encoding UDP-N-acetylmuramoyl-L-alanine--D-glutamate ligase, translating into MPGRRVTVAGLGVSGVPAAKALHALGARVTVVNDGDDEPARAQAAELEALGVTVRLGDGRTLPEGTGLIVTSPGWKPTSPLFAAAEAAGVPVWGDVELAWRLRGPGAAPWLAVTGTNGKTTTVQMLASILSAAGLRTAAVGNIGTPILDVVLSGQEYDVLAVELSSYQLHWAPSVRPHSAAVLNLAPDHLDWHGSMEAYAADKGRIYEGNKVACVYNLADPATEALVREADVEEGCRAIGFGLGSPRPSEFGVVEGILVDRAFAPERHKNAQELAEVSDVHPPAPHNIANALAAAALARAFGAPPAAVRDGLRAFRPDAHRIAHVDRIDDVDYVDDSKATNTHAAEASLAAYEHIVWIGGGLAKGATFDELVKGAAKRLRGAVLLGADRALIREALARHAPEVPVVDLDRTDTGAMAAAVHAARDLAHPGDTVLLAPACASMDMFADYKARGNAFAQAVRDLRAPGAGQ
- the ftsW gene encoding putative lipid II flippase FtsW, whose product is MTAADHGDASGSRSRNALKAPARPPRAASSRPGAAASGARTPGGKASRGSALRGARVVLDRAMRAWDRPLTAYYVILGSSLLITVLGLVMVFSASQIKALEYGLPSTYYFRKQLFAAVLGTGLLVAASRVPVRLHRALSYPLLVGSVFLMALVQVPGIGQSVNGNQNWLYLGGPFQLQPSEFGKLALVLWGADLLARKEDLKLLVQWKHLLIPLVPVAFLLLGLIMLGGDMGTAIILTAILFGLLWIAGAPTRLFAGVLGVAGMIGFLLIKTSGNRMDRLACIGATDVTPGGGCWQAVHGIYALASGGWFGSGLGASVEKWGQLPEPHTDFIFAVTGEELGLTGTLSVLVLFAALGYAGIRVAGRTEEPFVRFAAGGVTTWITAQFVVNIGAVLGLLPIAGVPLPLFSYGGSALLPTMFAIGLLISFARSEPAARAALNARGPGYWPGAMTRTMRRFVRRRPSGER
- the murG gene encoding undecaprenyldiphospho-muramoylpentapeptide beta-N-acetylglucosaminyltransferase is translated as MHVVLAGGGTAGHIEPALALADALRRQDPTVGITALGTERGLETRLVPERGYDLALIPAVPLPRKPTPELITVPGRLRGTIKAAEQILERTKADALVGFGGYVALPGYLAAKRLGVPIVVHEANARPGLANKIGSRYTGYVAVSTPDSKLRHSRYVGIPLRRSIATLDRAAVRAEARAAFGLDQNLPTLLVSGGSQGARRLNEVIASVAPRLQQSGVQILHAVGPKNELPRADNMPGMPQYVPVPYLDRMDLAYAAADMMLCRAGAMTVAELSAVGLPAAYVPLPIGNGEQRLNAQPVVKAGGGVIVDDADLSAEWVLGNVLPVLTDPHRLYEMSRAAAEFGRPHADELLVGMVYEAIAARRG